In Juglans microcarpa x Juglans regia isolate MS1-56 chromosome 1S, Jm3101_v1.0, whole genome shotgun sequence, the genomic stretch ctttacaatctaacgtattacaTCTAATcttatcaatttatgaatttacttatgtataatctctttgtgtctaaagcatttatattttctgtttgtttgtttgtttatatcTTTTACTTGTATTTTCTTGTTTGGGATATTTGTCAAGAGTTCCTCTCCTCCATAGTTTGTACTTCTACTTagtatttaatataattattatcatgCTCATAAAAAggaagtaaagaaaaataaaataaaagagttaagttttaaaaaagagtgaaatgcTACAAATAagctttacaccacacacttctACCTAAccaatatgtaatttattatttttgtcattctatttaaacacaaatgacaaaaatgacaataaaagaacaaaaataacaaatcacatgttgattaGGTGaatgtgtgtggtgtaaggcttttgtgaataatttttgtaaaaggaTGGGAtctaaaggagaaaaaaaatgaagaaacatatttaagttataaaaatttaagattataaaaatgttattagATTAAAATGTTACAAAAATGCCACtccaaattaaaattacaaaaaaatcatccaaattcaaaaaattacgAAAGTGTTACCAACACATTCCAGAAATGCAAATTCACCAAACAAACATTTGAagccaaacaaaacaaatgggGTATACCATACTACCATATCTACAAAAATGCTAGAGTCACGTcccgacatttttttttttttttttacttaatgattaaagaagtgttttttagtgatgttgtaaattttcttttaaaaaatgtttaagaatataaaaaataaaaatgaataaaaataataaaaataaaatcaaaaacatttttgttcTTATCAGGATGGGTCTCGTGCTACATCCTCGGTGGATGTAACACTGCTCCTATATCTATACCGATTACTAGAAAACCcaaaaatccaaccaaaaatagaataaaattcaaaactatataCTAAGTTTATAAAAAGACTTGCAAAAAGTTTATATTACAAATTGACATAATATGCTCgttttatttttacatcaagtcatgtcaatttgtaaagtaatattttgtaacttTATTTGTATACCAAACGTTTCTCTTAACGTAACTGCATTATAGTGAACATGGCTGCACAATAATACAATATGCATATTACTGATGATAGATCATGCAGTAACAACCTTGTATCCAATTTAAAAGATCAGTCGTTCTTCAGAAGAATGCTGATAGAGGATATCAATGACATCACATAAATTTTACAGTTTGTTCAAAGGTAATCTCGATTATGGTTCAAGAAATCATTTCCACTCAAAACAGATTAAGCAAAAACCGACCATCCCATGAATATATGCATAAAGGTGAAATCATTTCCAATATACCTCTAGCATTGAAGTATCAGAAGCGAAATGTTCAAAATCCTAGTTTTAAGTCATAAACTCTTCAACTGCAAAGATCGAGGAACTTCTACCCTCTCAAATATTCACACTTCCAAGAAAGGGATATGAATGTTTGGAAGATAAAGCTGGCAAAGAGTAGGATCTACTTGCACAAAGTTATAATACAGGTCTAATTGGTCATTCCATAACACTTCGGCATACCAATCAAATTCACCAATCTTGAATCGATCTGAAATTAAAAGACTATTTACAAAACCAGTCCCATAGATCAAAACAAGTCCATGTACACCATAAAAATAGGTATAATCTGTACAAGAAAGAGAAATCTAGCAAGTCAACATGCCAGGCAGCATTGACTTCACCTAAAGGAGCATTGTTCAGATCTAAATTCCTATTATTCTACATATCAGAAATCAACAGTCCAAGTTTAAGCAGTGACagatgagattaatgaaccaatGCACTATTTTCACTTGTGTGATAACTTCGTTTCTTTAGTTTGATTTTTCCACAGAGagaatagaattttaaaaagacagCAACCAAACTACAAATAAATCTGTGGACCGTAACCAAATAACCAGTTACGAAACAAATGAATACTATGCATATATAGCCACTGAGTTGGCAAGCTTTGGTTGCAAAGAGCAAAGAAGCATCCATCTTGAAAGAGAATCAGAGAAACTAAGTGCTGGTAGTATCAAATGCCATTTCCTGTTACAATCATGGAAGTAAACATTACATTATAACTAAAAGCCATGTCTAATTACTAAAAAATTAGCAGTTCTAGTTCATACACTTACCGATTACCGATGTTCAAAGTCACAGTCATCGTCAGTATCAGTTATCTcaccacccaaaaaaaaaaaaaactctgggTAAGTTCATagttctttaaaattttttcatttttgatgAAACAACCTCCATAAGGACATTAGAACTTGCAGCAGGACTAAGGACAAACTACCAGGAGTGCCAAGGGGGATcatgttgataaaaaaaaaagttaaccataaattataattcgaagaaaaatataagagagGTAATAATCATTCTAATAGGatgacaataaaaatattaattatgtcACTATTTTAAAGGTTTGCTTGATCTgtttaaaacattaaataatctGGCTAGTTCTTTTGGTTTGAGaccaacaaaatttaaaattgacaaaatataATTCAGGTGGCCATCAATTTACTTGATGCAAAGGAGAAGTGCTTAAAGaattcttcatattttaaaggGCCCATGGCTGTGTCATTGGCTCACACTTGGGCCCATCCATGCAGAAGTTGGCATAAAGCCAAGAACGTACTGTATTATAATAAGAAAGTGGAAACTAAACAATGCATATATTTGTGAGAGGCAAACCAGATACCTGATCACATATAGGGCAGGCATTACTTCTTTCCCTCCATTCAAGAATGCAGGAGAGGTGAAAGTGGTGCTCACATCTCGTGATAATATTTGGATTCTCAGAATCATACTCTGCATTTTTGGGTGACAGAAAGTTTAATGATTAGCTATGAGCTTTAGTTTAGCAAATCAATGCAGAAAAGACTATTATACGACAACAAGCAAACTGAGACAGGCTATACAATGAATTGAAACACCAGTTCCCTGGTAATGCACCTTCAAGGCAAATAGGACAaacatcctcctcctccactgAAGATACATTAGTCTCATTCAAATTTGGACCTTCTAACTTTCTTGGTGAGACACAGAAAGAATTGGCTTGAGCTTTGCAGTCTGATTCCTCAAGATCTTCACATGTAGTCAAAGTTCCAAAGCTACTGCCAATAATTGTTTCTCCGGCGAAGAGAGAATCTGGTGATTGTGGACATCTCAAGAGAAAATCATAAGGAAGAGGTGCAGGAGGGGGTCGGTAAGTGTCAGGGGTTGATGCATCCAGACCCAAATCAACCAGGAATCCTGCTGTGAGTGCAGAGGCTATGCCATCATGAGATGTCAGGGACCCGTGCTCTTCCAAACCCCGTGGACACTGCagaaaatagttaaaatttttcaaaaaatggttATTTATGTAATACACAGTAATTTCATACACCCAATTTAGCAAAAACCAGCAAGCAAAAACTTGTCCTCCAAACTCCTATTGTCTTTTTGACACATGAGAGGCCATTACCAAAATAGGGCATATTTCAATGTCATGGCTCATTTCCACaagaaaaacaaggaaaatCCATGCAAGTACATCATAACTCAAGGAGAAAGAAGCCAGCAATTAAGAAATTACCACTGCATCCATATAAATGTTCAGATTATGTTTTCTGATAGCCATTTGAAAATCCTGCCACTTTTAATATGACAACTAATCTCTAAAAATAACAAACACTCAGAAATAATTAAGCATCACAATTACAAACCCATGTTTTTGCTTATCCCTcgttctcataaaaaaaatcataagagTAATCGTCAagtgaacatattttttttaactacaaAATTTCTGGCtaaagatgagatggtttggaAATTAAGGATCTACGCCTCAGATTGCTAGTTTTGAGCCTACGTTGTCCATGGACATTACCTTTCTGATGTCGTCCCCTATAGATAAATATAGCTTCATCATCCCAGATTCAGGAAATTCTGCACAACTCAGTTGTGCTTCCAGTTTCTAAATCTGTTTAACACTTAATTCTATACTTATGTTTCTTTGTTATTCTTGAAGGGCATCTGATATGATTTTGCGGGGACAACTTGTTGTGGAGTGCAGACACGCAGACAAAATTAAACTTGATTACTGCTCTCTACTCCAGTGGTCCTTGCACAAGGAACACGTCAATgatgattttagttaaattatatatattggtaacAAAACAACTTGATTACAGATTTTAAACACTTCATGATGGGTACAGATAGTTAGCTGAAATAGCTGTAAATGGGCATGCTCTTCAGTGTTCAGGAAGTTTAAAGCTCAAATTTCCTAATCATAAAGCTCAATTGTCTTGATCAACAGCATTCTCAAAGAAAACTGTAGAAAAAGAAGCCATTCCCACTCTCAAAATACACAACAGACAAAGGAAGCCAGAATGGATCCAATTACCGTCGGGTCAAGTAGATCCTACCACTCATATCTGAAATGCAAACTATCTTATTGGTTGAAAAGGATTATGTCCCAATCAGGTTTCCAATCCGAACTTAAACTGGGCCAGTAATTGGGGTGGAGTCACCCTCATTCAAATGTCAGGTGGGGAATGGATGCAACTGATGGAGATGTGGTGCAGGAAGGAAaacaaatatctaattagatcAAGTAACTCAGCAGAAATCCAGCAGTAATATTCATGCTATCAAATGTGATCTGGTTCATAGTGCCAATGTGAAGTCACTAAGGAGGGCAGAGACTCCCTCGCACAATGGGAATGTAATTGGACTTGCCAAGGGGGAATACTTATGAGGACAAGAGAAGTGTAGAAACATGTAGTCTGATCATAAACCTTTCTGAAAATCTAGAAAGACCATGATCAAGACTTTTTTGATCAAATAGAACTTTGCAGTACTAGAGGCCACCTGTTATCGGACTCTAGCagtatttttaaatctaaaaggTGGAGGTAATAGGAAAGGAAATCTACAATTCCTGCCAAAAGATACAGCACACTAAGGAGAGTCTTGGCTGTAAACCAGTAATGTTTCACAGAATACTAAAATTAGCTATAAAAACTTCAGAAAAGCTTCTCGAATTACAGATCCTAGATGATTGAAGCACCTAACAAATTCAGGCTAAACATACAAGCCTTTAAGAAGGAAAACGTTTCAATGTATctgaataaaataaagaaaaactagaaGAGAAATTGGGTAATTTTACAAATTCATTTCCATTTTGGGGTTTATTTTGAAACCCCGTGTTTATACAAACAATCAAAATAGCAGCAAATGATATTGGGGCAATAAATAGAGCAGCTGCAATATATACAACACAGATAGCAAGCCAAGAACGAGAAGGGAAgcacaaaacaataataatgcCAGTCATGTATAGTTAGAGAGAAGATTTTGCTGACATAGTAATAGACTGGTGTTCCATGCAGATGAGCTTTTCTGGAAGAACAGCAGCAACCTCCCATCCCTTGAAGTTATTTCTGTTATCCACCCAAAATCACCATTGATTGGTTCAACAATTCTGTTATTGGCATCAGATTACGGCCAAATGCCACATTCAAAGTAAACAGATGTTACTACAAGCACCAATGTTCTCTATATGAAAACAAAACCCAGAGcaaagatgtaaaaaaaaactgacatgGGAGTATAGGATAGCAAACACGGCCAGAAACAAttggaaaaatatcaaaattaagctAGCCATAGACTTGAAGATGGAGGATCCAGACACAGTTGGCAAGAAACTTGTAAGAAAATACTTAAGTCACAAAACTAACTAGTGTGCCAATGTCTAGAGTGACTAGCTTCATTGCATGGAGGAGGGTATGCTGGTTACATTGATTAGAATCTGTAACCTGAATTCAGAAGTGCAAAGTGGTGATAAATTGATTGGCTGATGACAAATAATCATCAGCCAACAGCCTAGAAACTCagcatataaaaatgaaaaggaaaactgAGCTTGTTACCTAATTAAGCCCAATAGCTAAAATGCAACTCTACAAGTCCCTCCTGCCTTTTTCAGACGTTGCCAACTGAACCTTCAACTACCATTCTATTAAAACTAGTGAAAAGgaaatctctttataaaattatgCCACACGTGCAGAATCAATTCAAATAGCCTCATCCAAGTTCAAATTAATCTGCTCTAAAGCACAAAAATGAGGAGTTTTGATGCATATTCCATACTTGTCACGTCTAAATCACAAACAAATAAAGTAGCATCAGGGCTTTCAGATTCGTCAACACATTTTAAGGAGAACTAGCTAGCTCTGGGCACTGCCACCACCCTTCTCATCTCAAATGGATTACAAGGCACCATATTTTCAAgttctttaaaatataacaaaaagcGAGTGTCTATGTATATACGTAAATGACTAAATAAACAAACTTCTTTTCAGCGTAATGAAATCTGAGCACCCACATGCTCGTCTGAATTACTTCCTACGCATCCAGCGAAACTCGTAATAATCAGTGTTttttgaggaaagaaaaaaaaccacaaataaAAATGACTGATTCAAACAACTTTATCCAAATTCAGATACAGccacaaagaaaaaacattacCCAAAAtctattgaaaattaaaaagacgATTTAACAAACAAATTGTAACTTTCAAACCCCATATCGTTTAATCACGTTCAGTTTAATtcgcaaaaaagaaaacaacaaaacccAGACACGAACTTGGGTCAAAGAGACAGATAGATAGAGAACTGAAAGGCATGTGCATGGAAATAATAATcttaattgataaaaaaagaaagaaattctgTAACTAACAGATTGATCAACTGAGAGTATTACCGCTagaaaaaggagagaaattCTTGCAGAAGTCGAATAGGGaaagaaaagttgaagaaaGGTTCGCTTTTGTAGttttgtttccttcttctctcttGCACTGTGTGCGCTCCACTCATATCTCGCTAAAATGGCCGACGCCATGACGGGTGTACAAGTTGACGAATTTCTTTTGATATGTACTTAATTGTACTGAGCAGTATTTACAAGTTGACGTGCGTACAAATTGACGGCTGCATCACTGACCTCTCAAGTCTCAACATCTTCTGGAGCTAATGTTGAAGTGTTAGGATGagtcggaaaaaaaaaaaaacatatattattataaagtaatataCTTTTCTTAAAAACTACTTAGCTGTTTTTAAGAAATTAGTTGTTAATTTCTTGGTTGAATTTGAACAATGTATTTCCCTATGGCTCCTCCTTTTTGAATTTGAGGGAGACGTGTTTCGAATTACAGACCTTCGTTTTGAAGGTGGGAGGTTATGCCAACTAGGCGCCTTTGGCCTCAATAGCTCATCTTTAAGATGATGTTTTCAATTGCCAAAGATTGAAttgatcatttatttttttctacttttttaactaatcttaacatttaaattcatttaaactcatcttaagtagattttataaaactcatactactatctcaactcactattatttataaagaactcgactcagctcaacatctaaatagaGTCTAATTCAACTTccttaataaaaagaatataaactttTGTTCCATGGTCTTTAACTTaatcaaatgaaatgaatgtcTTTCATATGaataggtttttttattttttatttttaacggGACATTGGCCAATGAATTAAGGACCTAGACGGTGGCTTGATCTTTTACCTAATCCTATCTATTAGCACTTTTAAGTAAAGGGAAAAGACAAGAATCCCGTTGAAAAGTTTCTAAAATGGaactaaaaaaatcattacataATAAAGAGGAAGTTCATCAACCATGAAACTACTTTGGaccatagtaatatatatatttctccatcaattgttttttaattcaTGCATAATCATATATGGCTCCTAATTCGTCTTTAGAGTGTCATGATATTGAACACGattcttagtttttttatttattttttatttgtcgGTTATGGATTTATGTATTAAATTGGAGTAAGAGATCAAAGGGCTTTAATGAGTGAATGTtgactttaaaaaaacaaaatttagtGGGCTTCTAATAGTTGCTCTTCACATGGACAGCGACAGTAGCAGATCAtctgcaatttcttccaacAGCGGGGAGATTGATGTGAGGGCtttgttagaaaaaggaaaatgcttggctACCGCTGAGGCTCCTCCCGCTCGCTCTTTTAcgtgtgtttatttttattctttccttacataaatttttttaacatttttaaatattttaaaaaaaaatttataacattattaaaaatacttctttagttatgaagtattttttaataattaatatttttttattagctcCTATGGaaagactttttattttttatttgtttttactttgtgattaaaaaaatattttttaatgatattgtgaatttttttattttttaaaaatatttaaaaatgttaaaaaaatttatc encodes the following:
- the LOC121247516 gene encoding probable E3 ubiquitin-protein ligase RHB1A isoform X3 yields the protein MGGCCCSSRKAHLHGTPVYYYCPRGLEEHGSLTSHDGIASALTAGFLVDLGLDASTPDTYRPPPAPLPYDFLLRCPQSPDSLFAGETIIGSSFGTLTTCEDLEESDCKAQANSFCVSPRKLEGPNLNETNVSSVEEEDVCPICLEEYDSENPNIITRCEHHFHLSCILEWRERSNACPICDQVSGLPLTNICIV
- the LOC121247516 gene encoding probable E3 ubiquitin-protein ligase RHB1A isoform X2; protein product: MASAILARYEWSAHSAREKKETKLQKRTFLQLFFPYSTSARISLLFLACPRGLEEHGSLTSHDGIASALTAGFLVDLGLDASTPDTYRPPPAPLPYDFLLRCPQSPDSLFAGETIIGSSFGTLTTCEDLEESDCKAQANSFCVSPRKLEGPNLNETNVSSVEEEDVCPICLEEYDSENPNIITRCEHHFHLSCILEWRERSNACPICDQEMAFDTTST
- the LOC121247516 gene encoding probable E3 ubiquitin-protein ligase RHB1A isoform X1 — translated: MASAILARYEWSAHSAREKKETKLQKRTFLQLFFPYSTSARISLLFLACPRGLEEHGSLTSHDGIASALTAGFLVDLGLDASTPDTYRPPPAPLPYDFLLRCPQSPDSLFAGETIIGSSFGTLTTCEDLEESDCKAQANSFCVSPRKLEGPNLNETNVSSVEEEDVCPICLEEYDSENPNIITRCEHHFHLSCILEWRERSNACPICDQVSGLPLTNICIV
- the LOC121247516 gene encoding probable E3 ubiquitin-protein ligase RHB1A isoform X4 translates to MGGCCCSSRKAHLHGTPVYYYCPRGLEEHGSLTSHDGIASALTAGFLVDLGLDASTPDTYRPPPAPLPYDFLLRCPQSPDSLFAGETIIGSSFGTLTTCEDLEESDCKAQANSFCVSPRKLEGPNLNETNVSSVEEEDVCPICLEEYDSENPNIITRCEHHFHLSCILEWRERSNACPICDQEMAFDTTST